A window of the Streptomyces griseochromogenes genome harbors these coding sequences:
- a CDS encoding branched-chain amino acid ABC transporter substrate-binding protein, which yields MVILTSVLTTGALTLTACGSRDKDNKGGGDGGNVTVTIGVDAPLTGQNSATGLGIQYGAQIAVDDANKNKTVPGVTFKIKALDDKAIPATGQQNATQLVSDKNVLGVVGPLNSGVATQMQQVFATANLVQISPSNTAPELTQGKNWQTSKSRAFKTYFRTATTDALQGAYAADYAYNGIHKKKAFVVDDKQTYGAGLSKIFKEQFTKQGGKVIGTDHINVGDRDFSTLATKIKNSGADLLYYGGQYDESQVLTKQLKDAGAKIPLFGGDGMFTPTYIKTAGKAAEGDLVTSIGVPVDTLPAAKDFVATYKAKKYPGDYGTYGSYAYDATTAIIKAVASVVKDGKIPDDARAQVVDGVQKSSFDGISGKIAFDEYGDTTNKQLTVYQVTKGAWKSVKSGVANPK from the coding sequence CTGGTGATTCTTACCTCCGTGCTGACCACCGGAGCTCTGACCCTCACCGCTTGTGGCTCCCGCGACAAAGACAACAAGGGTGGCGGTGACGGTGGCAACGTGACGGTCACGATCGGCGTCGACGCCCCGCTGACCGGCCAGAACTCCGCGACGGGACTCGGTATCCAGTACGGCGCCCAGATCGCCGTCGACGACGCCAACAAGAACAAGACCGTCCCGGGCGTCACCTTCAAGATCAAGGCCCTGGACGACAAGGCGATTCCGGCCACCGGCCAGCAGAACGCCACCCAGCTCGTCTCGGACAAGAACGTGCTCGGCGTCGTCGGCCCGCTCAACTCCGGTGTGGCCACGCAGATGCAGCAGGTCTTCGCCACGGCCAACCTGGTGCAGATCTCGCCGTCCAACACCGCGCCCGAGCTGACCCAGGGCAAGAACTGGCAGACCAGCAAGTCCCGTGCGTTCAAGACCTACTTCCGCACCGCGACCACCGACGCGCTGCAGGGTGCCTACGCGGCGGACTACGCCTACAACGGCATCCACAAGAAGAAGGCGTTCGTCGTCGACGACAAGCAGACCTACGGCGCGGGCCTCTCCAAGATCTTCAAGGAGCAGTTCACCAAGCAGGGCGGCAAGGTCATCGGCACCGACCACATCAACGTGGGCGACCGCGACTTCTCCACGCTGGCCACCAAGATCAAGAACTCGGGCGCCGACCTGCTGTACTACGGCGGCCAGTACGACGAGTCCCAGGTGCTGACCAAGCAGCTCAAGGACGCCGGCGCCAAGATCCCGCTGTTCGGCGGTGACGGCATGTTCACCCCGACCTACATCAAGACCGCGGGCAAGGCGGCCGAGGGCGACCTGGTGACCTCGATCGGTGTCCCGGTCGACACCCTGCCCGCCGCCAAGGACTTCGTGGCCACCTACAAGGCCAAGAAGTACCCCGGTGACTACGGCACCTACGGCTCCTACGCCTACGACGCCACCACGGCGATCATCAAGGCGGTCGCCTCGGTCGTGAAGGACGGCAAGATTCCGGACGACGCCCGCGCCCAGGTCGTCGACGGTGTCCAGAAGAGCTCCTTCGACGGCATCTCCGGCAAGATCGCGTTCGACGAGTACGGCGACACCACGAACAAGCAGCTGACCGTCTACCAGGTCACCAAGGGCGCGTGGAAGTCCGTCAAGAGCGGCGTCGCCAACCCGAAGTAA
- a CDS encoding DUF4184 family protein, producing the protein MPFTLSHAAAVLPGIRQDGGGRGRLVPAVLVAGSFAPDMTYYAASVLSGGMEFGTVTHSFAGVVGVDVLITWASVGLWLLVREPLVALLPRRGQGRPAALLRCGAPRTRVRGSSVLWWYVSAVLGALTHVVWDAFTHHDRWGSRLIPALGRSAAGMPMYSWLQYGTSAVAAVVIAVFLARALRGAPGGEPVGVPVLSVRDRWRAFAVIGGCALAGAVQRASRWWKYQGAAASPWDLVPTLCFGVGAGLVLGVLVYAAGVRVWRPAPAPDGPGAAVGADRGRPVAR; encoded by the coding sequence TTGCCGTTCACGCTCAGCCATGCGGCGGCCGTGCTGCCCGGTATCCGGCAGGACGGCGGCGGCCGGGGCCGGTTGGTGCCCGCGGTGCTCGTCGCGGGCTCGTTCGCGCCCGACATGACCTACTACGCGGCGAGTGTCCTGTCGGGCGGGATGGAGTTCGGGACGGTCACGCACTCCTTCGCGGGTGTGGTGGGCGTGGACGTGCTCATCACCTGGGCGTCGGTGGGGCTGTGGCTGCTCGTCCGGGAGCCGCTGGTGGCGCTGCTGCCCCGGCGCGGCCAAGGGCGCCCGGCGGCACTGCTGCGCTGCGGTGCGCCCCGCACGCGCGTGCGGGGCTCTTCCGTGCTGTGGTGGTACGTCTCCGCCGTGCTCGGCGCGCTGACGCATGTCGTGTGGGACGCGTTCACGCATCACGACCGGTGGGGGTCACGGCTGATTCCGGCTCTTGGGCGGAGTGCGGCGGGCATGCCGATGTACTCATGGCTGCAGTACGGCACGTCCGCGGTGGCCGCCGTGGTGATCGCCGTGTTCCTGGCACGTGCGCTGCGCGGGGCGCCGGGCGGTGAGCCGGTGGGAGTGCCCGTGCTGTCCGTACGGGACCGGTGGCGGGCCTTTGCCGTGATCGGCGGCTGTGCGCTGGCGGGCGCGGTGCAGCGGGCCTCGCGGTGGTGGAAGTACCAGGGCGCCGCCGCCAGTCCCTGGGACCTGGTGCCCACGTTGTGTTTCGGGGTCGGCGCCGGGCTGGTCCTCGGGGTGCTGGTGTACGCGGCCGGGGTCAGGGTGTGGCGCCCGGCCCCGGCTCCGGACGGTCCCGGTGCGGCGGTCGGTGCGGACCGGGGCCGCCCGGTGGCTCGGTGA
- a CDS encoding branched-chain amino acid ABC transporter permease has product MTDTTTKAPAAAGRGPVPLPAAVARLLIAVGAVGTIASTFLSWTWTPDFPGDLTFYGYPAGLQILALVGGALTLLFGLTLWNVKGLRWLNPANATSPVLLTALSAFAVCWFTGIAIAVDLGGLVNLDPGGFVAMAASALPVVGALALPHPAPGTGVRGYLTKPQQPRPGKLSPLAERGIITAGTAIALVAFTYGIGIDNDASETFIGFLLLLVFAAWGLMHTGLVDRFATISAQHKAFASTLAFVAAVVFPFTQSDDHNANVGVNILIFATVALGLNIVVGLTGLLDLGYVAFLGVGAYAAALVSGSEYSRFSGVHFPFWAAALTGMAASLVFGVLIGAPTLRLRGDYLAIVTLGFGEIFRITVNNLDGDSGPNITRGPNGITQIPDLNIFGFNLGEAHDIGGFTLGRFANYLFLMLIVTAIVVLVFTRASDSRIGRSWIAIREDETAATAMGINGFRVKLVAFALGASLAGLAGTVMAHVNYSVNPQPYQFAGAAPPNSAFLLAAVVLGGMGTVSGPLLGASVLYLVPEKLQFLQNYELFAFGIALILLMRFRPEGIIANRRRQLEFHETGQLDVPAQATLSDDPAVTKAGA; this is encoded by the coding sequence ATGACCGACACCACCACCAAGGCTCCGGCCGCGGCCGGGCGCGGGCCCGTCCCGCTGCCCGCGGCAGTCGCCCGGCTGCTCATCGCCGTCGGCGCCGTGGGCACCATCGCCAGCACCTTCCTCAGCTGGACCTGGACGCCCGACTTCCCGGGCGACCTGACCTTCTACGGCTACCCGGCCGGCCTGCAGATCCTCGCCCTCGTGGGCGGAGCCCTCACCCTGCTGTTCGGGCTCACCCTGTGGAACGTGAAGGGGCTGCGCTGGCTGAACCCGGCGAACGCCACCTCCCCCGTCCTGCTGACGGCCCTGTCGGCCTTCGCCGTCTGCTGGTTCACCGGCATCGCCATCGCCGTCGACCTCGGCGGCCTGGTCAACCTCGACCCCGGTGGCTTCGTGGCGATGGCGGCCTCCGCGCTGCCCGTCGTCGGCGCCCTGGCCCTGCCCCACCCGGCTCCGGGCACCGGCGTCCGCGGCTACCTCACCAAGCCCCAGCAGCCCCGCCCCGGCAAGCTGTCCCCGCTCGCCGAGCGCGGCATCATCACCGCCGGCACCGCGATCGCCCTGGTGGCCTTCACCTACGGCATCGGCATCGACAACGACGCCAGCGAGACCTTCATCGGCTTCCTGCTGCTCCTCGTCTTCGCCGCCTGGGGCCTGATGCACACCGGTCTCGTCGACCGCTTCGCGACGATCTCGGCCCAGCACAAGGCGTTCGCCTCGACGCTCGCCTTCGTCGCCGCGGTGGTCTTCCCCTTCACCCAGAGCGACGACCACAACGCCAACGTCGGCGTGAACATCCTGATCTTCGCCACCGTCGCCCTCGGTCTGAACATCGTCGTCGGCCTCACCGGTCTGCTCGACCTCGGTTACGTCGCGTTCCTCGGCGTGGGCGCCTACGCGGCCGCCCTGGTCTCCGGTTCGGAGTACTCCCGGTTCTCCGGTGTGCACTTCCCGTTCTGGGCCGCCGCCCTCACCGGCATGGCCGCCTCGCTGGTCTTCGGTGTGCTGATCGGTGCGCCGACCCTGCGGCTGCGCGGCGACTACCTGGCCATCGTCACGCTCGGCTTCGGTGAGATCTTCCGTATCACCGTCAACAACCTCGACGGTGACTCCGGACCGAACATCACCCGCGGCCCCAACGGCATCACCCAGATCCCGGACCTGAACATCTTCGGGTTCAACCTGGGCGAGGCACACGACATCGGCGGGTTCACCCTGGGCCGGTTCGCCAACTACCTGTTCCTGATGCTCATCGTCACGGCGATCGTCGTGCTCGTCTTCACCCGCGCCTCCGACTCCCGCATCGGCCGCTCCTGGATCGCCATCCGCGAGGACGAGACCGCCGCCACCGCCATGGGCATCAACGGCTTCCGCGTCAAGCTGGTCGCCTTCGCCCTCGGCGCCTCCCTCGCGGGCCTCGCCGGCACGGTGATGGCGCACGTCAACTACAGCGTGAACCCGCAGCCGTACCAGTTCGCGGGCGCCGCCCCGCCCAACTCGGCCTTCCTGCTGGCCGCCGTCGTCCTCGGCGGCATGGGCACCGTCAGCGGCCCGCTGCTCGGCGCGAGCGTGCTCTACCTGGTCCCGGAGAAGCTCCAGTTCCTGCAGAACTACGAGCTGTTCGCCTTCGGTATCGCGCTGATCCTGCTGATGCGCTTCCGGCCGGAGGGCATCATCGCCAACCGCCGCCGCCAGCTGGAGTTCCACGAGACCGGCCAGCTCGACGTCCCGGCGCAAGCGACGCTGAGCGACGATCCGGCCGTCACCAAGGCAGGGGCGTGA
- a CDS encoding FdhF/YdeP family oxidoreductase translates to MATKPPTGDPVQDAPQVAEPKHAAAGLPAIGHTLRIAQRQMGVKRTALTLLRVNQKDGFDCPGCAWPEPEHRHKAEFCENGAKAVAEEATLRRVTPEFFAAHSVADLATRSGYWLGQQGRLTHPMYLPEGGERYEPVSWERAFDIIGEEIARLSSPGEAVFYTSGRTSNEAAFLYQLFARELGTNNLPDCSNMCHESSGSALSETIGIGKGSVLLEDLYRADLIIVAGQNPGTNHPRMLSALETAKANGAKIISVNPLPEAGLERFKNPQTPQGMLKGAALTDLFLQIRIGGDQALFRLLNKLILQTEGAVDEEFVREHTHGYEEFAAAAQAADWDETLTATGLTRGQIEEALRMVLASQRTIVCWAMGLTQHKHAVPTIREVVNFLLLRGNIGRPGAGVCPVRGHSNVQGDRTMGIFERPAPAFLDALEREFGFAPPREHGFDVVRAIRALRDGEAKVFFAMGGNFVSASPDTEVTEAAMRRARLTVHVSTKLNRSHVVTGARALILPTLGRTERDLQGSGEQFVTVEDSMGMVHASRGRLAPASGQLLSEPAIVCRMARRVLGENSVVPWEEFEKDYATIRDRIARVIPGFEDFNARVARPGGFALPHAPRDERRFPTATGKANFTAAPVEYPELPEGRLLLQTLRSHDQYNTTIYGLDDRYRGITNGRRVVLVNPQDARALGIADGSYVDLVSEWKDGVERRAPGFRVVHYPTTRGCAAAYYPETNVLVPLDATADTSNTPASKSVVVRLESQEGERQEGGSQEGESLATRRLEQLVTD, encoded by the coding sequence ATGGCGACGAAGCCTCCCACGGGTGATCCGGTTCAGGACGCGCCGCAGGTAGCGGAGCCGAAGCACGCGGCGGCGGGGCTGCCCGCCATCGGGCACACCTTGCGCATCGCCCAGCGGCAGATGGGCGTGAAGCGCACCGCGCTGACGCTGCTGCGGGTGAACCAGAAGGACGGCTTCGACTGCCCGGGCTGCGCCTGGCCGGAGCCGGAGCACCGGCACAAGGCGGAGTTCTGTGAGAACGGCGCCAAGGCGGTGGCCGAGGAGGCCACCCTGCGCCGGGTCACGCCCGAGTTCTTCGCCGCGCACTCCGTCGCCGACCTGGCCACCAGGAGCGGCTACTGGCTGGGCCAGCAGGGGCGGCTCACGCACCCCATGTATCTCCCCGAGGGCGGCGAGCGCTACGAGCCGGTGAGCTGGGAGCGGGCCTTCGACATCATCGGCGAGGAGATCGCGCGGCTCTCCTCCCCCGGCGAGGCCGTCTTCTACACCTCGGGGCGGACCAGCAACGAGGCCGCGTTCCTGTACCAGCTCTTCGCGCGCGAGCTGGGCACCAACAACCTCCCCGACTGCTCGAACATGTGCCACGAGTCGTCCGGCTCGGCACTCAGCGAGACCATCGGCATCGGCAAGGGCAGCGTCCTGCTGGAGGACCTCTACAGGGCCGATCTGATCATCGTCGCGGGGCAGAATCCGGGGACGAACCACCCGCGCATGCTCTCCGCCCTGGAGACGGCCAAGGCGAACGGCGCGAAGATCATCAGCGTCAACCCGCTGCCCGAGGCCGGCCTGGAGCGGTTCAAGAACCCGCAGACCCCGCAGGGCATGCTCAAGGGCGCCGCGCTCACCGATCTGTTCCTGCAGATCCGCATCGGCGGCGACCAGGCGCTCTTCCGTCTCCTCAACAAGCTGATCCTGCAGACGGAAGGCGCGGTCGACGAGGAGTTCGTGCGCGAACACACCCACGGGTACGAGGAGTTCGCCGCCGCAGCGCAGGCCGCCGACTGGGACGAGACGCTCACCGCGACCGGCCTCACGCGCGGGCAGATCGAGGAAGCCCTGCGGATGGTGCTCGCCTCGCAGCGCACCATCGTCTGCTGGGCGATGGGTCTCACCCAGCACAAGCACGCGGTCCCGACCATCCGCGAGGTGGTCAACTTCCTGCTGCTGCGCGGCAACATCGGGCGTCCGGGCGCGGGCGTGTGCCCGGTGCGCGGCCACTCGAACGTGCAGGGCGACCGCACGATGGGCATCTTCGAGCGGCCCGCCCCGGCCTTCCTGGACGCGCTGGAGAGGGAGTTCGGGTTCGCGCCGCCGCGTGAGCACGGCTTCGACGTCGTACGGGCCATTCGCGCGCTGCGCGACGGCGAGGCGAAGGTGTTCTTCGCCATGGGCGGCAACTTCGTCTCCGCCTCTCCCGACACGGAGGTCACGGAGGCGGCCATGCGGCGCGCCCGGCTGACCGTGCACGTGTCGACCAAGCTCAACCGTTCGCACGTGGTCACGGGCGCGCGTGCCCTGATCCTGCCGACGCTCGGCCGTACGGAACGGGATCTGCAGGGCAGTGGCGAGCAGTTCGTCACCGTCGAGGACTCCATGGGCATGGTGCACGCCTCGCGCGGGCGGCTCGCGCCCGCGAGCGGGCAGCTGCTGTCCGAGCCGGCGATCGTGTGCCGGATGGCGCGCCGGGTCCTGGGCGAGAACAGCGTCGTGCCGTGGGAGGAGTTCGAGAAGGACTACGCGACGATCCGCGACCGCATCGCGCGCGTGATCCCCGGCTTCGAGGACTTCAACGCCCGCGTGGCCCGCCCTGGCGGCTTCGCGCTGCCGCACGCCCCGCGCGACGAGCGCCGCTTCCCGACGGCGACCGGCAAGGCCAACTTCACGGCGGCGCCGGTGGAGTACCCGGAGCTGCCCGAGGGCCGGCTGCTGCTGCAGACGCTGCGTTCGCACGACCAGTACAACACCACGATCTACGGCCTGGACGACCGTTACCGGGGCATCACCAACGGCCGCCGGGTGGTGCTGGTGAACCCGCAGGACGCGCGGGCCCTGGGGATCGCCGACGGGTCGTACGTCGACCTGGTGAGCGAGTGGAAGGACGGCGTGGAGCGGCGGGCGCCGGGCTTCCGGGTCGTGCACTATCCGACGACCCGGGGCTGCGCGGCGGCCTACTACCCGGAGACCAATGTGCTCGTGCCGCTGGACGCCACCGCCGACACCAGCAACACCCCGGCCAGCAAGTCCGTCGTGGTCCGCCTCGAGAGCCAGGAGGGCGAGCGCCAGGAAGGCGGGAGCCAGGAGGGCGAGAGCCTCGCGACACGCCGTCTGGAACAATTGGTGACCGACTGA
- a CDS encoding hotdog fold thioesterase codes for MGEQQQVKFPQEVIDEYAALGVDLPALFSAGHLGARMSVQILEASAERVVGTMPVEGNTQPYGLLHGGASAVLAETLGSIGSMLHGGTSKIAVGVDLNCTHHRGVRSGLVTGVATPVHLGRSTATYEIVISDEEGRRVCSARLTCLLRDVRKGDEVHVQGKGA; via the coding sequence ATGGGTGAGCAGCAGCAGGTGAAATTCCCGCAGGAGGTCATCGACGAGTACGCCGCACTCGGCGTCGACCTTCCCGCGCTGTTCTCGGCGGGCCACCTCGGGGCGCGGATGAGCGTGCAGATCCTGGAGGCCTCGGCGGAGCGGGTCGTCGGGACGATGCCCGTGGAGGGCAACACCCAGCCCTACGGCCTGCTGCACGGGGGTGCCTCCGCGGTGCTGGCGGAGACCTTGGGCTCGATCGGCTCCATGCTGCACGGCGGCACCTCGAAGATCGCGGTCGGCGTGGACCTGAACTGCACGCACCACCGCGGCGTCCGCTCGGGTCTGGTGACCGGCGTGGCCACGCCCGTGCACCTGGGCCGGTCGACGGCGACGTACGAGATCGTGATCAGCGACGAGGAGGGCCGCCGGGTGTGCAGCGCCCGGCTGACCTGTCTGCTGAGGGACGTCCGCAAGGGCGACGAGGTGCACGTACAGGGCAAGGGCGCCTGA
- the polA gene encoding DNA polymerase I: protein MAETASKKTDKNPGGTRPRLMLMDGHSLAYRAFFALPAENFTTATGQPTNAIYGFASMLANTLRDEAPTHFAVAFDVSRKTWRSEQFTEYKANRSKTPDEFKGQVELIGELLDAMHAPRFAVEGFEADDVIATLATQAEAEGFEVLIVTGDRDSFQLVTENTTVLYPTKGVSELTRFTPEKVVEKYGLTPAQYPDFAALRGDPSDNLPGIPGVGEKTAAKWINQFGSFAELVERVDEVKGKAGQNLRDHLESVKLNRRLTELERQVELPKTVTDLERAPYDRKTVALVLDTLEIRNPSLRERLFAVDPGSEEAEVTPVAAEGVELDGTVLGTGELAPWLAEHGTGTLGVATVDTWALGTGSVAEVALAAAQGAAAWFDPAELDEADENAFAAWLADAARPKVFHSAKGAMRVFAEHGWSVEGVGMDTALAAYLVKPGRRSFDLDALSLEYLHRELAPAAAADGQLAFGADDGAEAEALMIQARAVLDLGEAFEARLEEVGAADLLGDMELPTSALLARMERHGIAADRAHLEAMEQTFAGAVQQAVKEAHAAAGHEFNLGSPKQLQEVLFGELALPKTKKTKTGYTTDADALAWLATQTDNELPVIMLRHREQAKLRVTVEGLIKTIAGDRRIHTTFNQTVAATGRLSSTDPNLQNIPVRTDEGRAIRRGFVVGEGFESLMTADYSQIELRVMAHLSEDEGLIEAFTSGEDLHTTVASQVFSVGRDAVDAEMRRKIKAMSYGLAYGLSAFGLSQQLNIDAAEARALMDTYFERFGGVRDYLRRAVDEARATGYTATLFGRRRYLPDLNSDNRQRREAAERMALNAPIQGTAADIVKIAMLKVDRALREADLKSRMLLQVHDEIVLEIAPGEREATEEIVRREMAEAVHLRAPLDVSVGVGPDWESAAH, encoded by the coding sequence GTGGCAGAGACAGCATCGAAGAAGACCGACAAGAACCCCGGCGGCACCCGTCCCCGGCTGATGCTCATGGACGGGCACTCGCTGGCCTATCGCGCGTTCTTCGCGCTGCCCGCGGAGAACTTCACGACCGCGACCGGCCAGCCGACGAACGCGATCTACGGCTTCGCGTCGATGCTGGCCAACACCCTGCGCGACGAGGCGCCCACGCACTTCGCGGTGGCGTTCGACGTCTCCCGCAAGACCTGGCGCTCCGAGCAGTTCACCGAGTACAAGGCGAACCGCTCCAAGACCCCGGACGAGTTCAAGGGCCAGGTCGAGCTGATCGGCGAGCTGCTCGACGCGATGCACGCACCGCGCTTCGCCGTCGAGGGCTTCGAGGCGGACGACGTCATCGCCACCCTCGCCACCCAGGCCGAGGCCGAGGGCTTCGAGGTGCTGATCGTCACCGGCGACCGCGACTCTTTCCAGCTGGTCACCGAGAACACGACCGTGCTGTACCCGACGAAGGGCGTCTCGGAGTTGACCCGCTTCACCCCGGAGAAGGTTGTCGAGAAGTACGGGTTGACGCCCGCCCAGTACCCCGACTTCGCGGCCCTGCGCGGCGACCCGTCCGACAACCTCCCCGGCATCCCCGGCGTCGGCGAGAAGACCGCGGCGAAGTGGATCAACCAGTTCGGCTCGTTCGCGGAGCTGGTCGAGCGTGTCGACGAGGTCAAGGGCAAGGCCGGGCAGAACCTCCGCGACCACCTGGAGTCGGTCAAGCTCAACCGCCGCCTCACCGAGCTGGAGCGGCAGGTCGAGCTGCCGAAGACGGTCACCGACCTGGAGCGGGCTCCGTACGACCGCAAGACCGTCGCGCTGGTCCTGGACACCCTGGAGATCCGCAACCCCTCCCTGCGCGAGCGGCTCTTCGCGGTCGACCCGGGCTCCGAGGAGGCCGAGGTCACCCCGGTTGCCGCGGAGGGCGTGGAACTGGACGGCACGGTCCTCGGCACCGGCGAGCTGGCCCCCTGGCTCGCCGAGCACGGCACGGGGACCCTCGGCGTCGCCACCGTCGACACCTGGGCGCTGGGCACCGGCTCGGTCGCCGAGGTCGCGCTCGCCGCGGCCCAGGGCGCCGCCGCCTGGTTCGACCCCGCCGAGCTGGACGAGGCCGACGAGAACGCGTTCGCGGCCTGGCTCGCCGACGCCGCCCGGCCCAAGGTGTTCCACAGCGCCAAGGGCGCCATGCGCGTCTTCGCCGAGCACGGCTGGAGCGTCGAGGGCGTCGGCATGGACACCGCGCTCGCCGCCTACCTGGTCAAGCCGGGCCGCCGCTCCTTCGACCTGGACGCGCTGTCCCTGGAGTACCTGCACCGCGAGCTGGCCCCCGCCGCCGCGGCCGACGGCCAGCTGGCCTTCGGCGCGGACGACGGCGCCGAGGCCGAGGCGCTGATGATCCAGGCCCGTGCCGTCCTCGACCTGGGCGAGGCCTTCGAGGCGCGCCTGGAGGAGGTCGGCGCCGCCGACCTCCTGGGGGACATGGAGCTGCCCACCTCCGCTCTGCTGGCCCGCATGGAGCGCCACGGCATCGCGGCCGACCGCGCGCACCTCGAAGCGATGGAGCAGACGTTCGCGGGTGCCGTCCAGCAGGCCGTGAAGGAGGCACACGCGGCCGCGGGCCACGAGTTCAACCTGGGCTCGCCCAAGCAGCTCCAGGAGGTCCTCTTCGGCGAGCTGGCCCTGCCCAAGACCAAGAAGACCAAGACCGGCTACACCACCGACGCCGACGCCCTGGCCTGGCTCGCCACCCAGACCGACAACGAACTGCCGGTGATCATGCTCCGGCACCGCGAGCAGGCGAAGCTGCGCGTCACGGTCGAGGGCCTGATCAAGACCATCGCGGGCGACCGCCGTATCCACACCACCTTCAACCAGACGGTGGCCGCGACCGGCCGCCTGTCCTCCACGGACCCGAACCTGCAGAACATCCCGGTCCGCACCGACGAGGGCCGGGCGATCCGCCGTGGCTTCGTGGTCGGCGAGGGCTTCGAGTCCCTGATGACCGCCGACTACAGCCAGATCGAGCTGCGGGTGATGGCCCACCTCTCCGAGGACGAGGGCCTCATCGAGGCGTTCACCTCCGGCGAGGACCTGCACACCACGGTCGCCTCGCAGGTCTTCTCGGTCGGGCGGGACGCGGTGGACGCGGAGATGCGCCGCAAGATCAAGGCGATGTCGTACGGCCTGGCCTACGGCCTCTCCGCCTTCGGCCTCTCCCAGCAGCTGAACATCGACGCGGCCGAGGCGCGCGCCCTGATGGACACCTACTTCGAGCGGTTCGGCGGGGTCCGGGACTACCTCCGCCGCGCGGTCGACGAGGCCCGGGCGACGGGCTACACGGCGACCCTCTTCGGTCGCCGCCGCTACCTCCCCGACCTCAACAGCGACAACCGCCAGCGCCGCGAGGCGGCCGAGCGCATGGCCCTGAACGCGCCGATCCAGGGCACGGCGGCGGACATCGTCAAGATCGCCATGCTCAAGGTCGACCGGGCCCTGCGCGAGGCGGACCTCAAGTCCCGCATGCTGCTCCAGGTCCACGACGAAATCGTCCTGGAGATCGCCCCCGGCGAGCGCGAGGCCACCGAGGAGATCGTCCGCCGCGAGATGGCCGAAGCGGTCCACCTGAGGGCGCCCCTCGACGTCTCCGTGGGCGTGGGCCCGGACTGGGAGTCGGCAGCGCACTAG
- a CDS encoding branched-chain amino acid ABC transporter permease, with amino-acid sequence MNTLPQQLANGLFLGSMYGLIAIGYTMVYGIVQLINFAHGEIFMTGGFGALTVYLVLPDGISMWIALPAMLIGGALVAVLIAVGAERFAYRPLRGAPRLAPLITAIGLSLALQQAVFNWYHVDGDAKSARVFPQLPFGPLHIGSVTVQSGDVFLIIAAPLCMAVLAFFVRLSRTGRAMQATAQDPDTAQLMGIDTNRIIVIAFAIGGFFAAVAGVSYGLKYGSVSYDMGFIAGLKAFTAAVLGGIGNIYGAMLGGLVLGVAEAMATAYISNIPGMQQLGGGGWAAVWAFVLLILVLLFRPQGLLGERVADRA; translated from the coding sequence GTGAACACCCTGCCGCAGCAGCTGGCCAACGGGCTGTTCCTCGGCTCGATGTACGGGCTGATCGCCATCGGCTACACGATGGTGTACGGCATCGTCCAGCTCATCAACTTCGCCCACGGCGAGATCTTCATGACCGGAGGTTTCGGCGCCCTCACGGTCTACCTCGTCCTGCCGGACGGCATATCCATGTGGATAGCCCTGCCGGCGATGCTCATCGGCGGCGCACTGGTCGCCGTGCTCATCGCCGTCGGCGCGGAGCGCTTCGCCTACCGTCCACTGCGCGGCGCACCACGCCTCGCCCCCCTGATCACCGCGATCGGCCTGTCGCTCGCTCTGCAGCAGGCGGTCTTCAACTGGTACCACGTCGACGGCGACGCCAAGTCCGCCCGGGTCTTCCCGCAGTTGCCGTTCGGCCCGCTGCACATCGGCTCCGTGACCGTGCAGAGCGGTGACGTCTTCCTGATCATCGCCGCCCCGCTGTGCATGGCGGTCCTCGCCTTCTTCGTCCGGCTCTCCCGCACCGGCCGCGCCATGCAGGCCACCGCCCAGGACCCGGACACCGCCCAGCTGATGGGCATCGACACCAACCGCATCATCGTCATCGCCTTCGCCATCGGCGGCTTCTTCGCCGCCGTCGCCGGTGTGTCGTACGGGCTCAAGTACGGTTCCGTCTCCTACGACATGGGCTTCATCGCCGGTCTGAAGGCGTTCACCGCGGCCGTCCTCGGCGGTATCGGCAACATCTACGGTGCCATGCTCGGCGGTCTCGTCCTCGGCGTGGCCGAGGCCATGGCCACCGCGTACATCTCCAACATCCCCGGCATGCAGCAGCTCGGCGGAGGCGGCTGGGCCGCCGTGTGGGCCTTCGTCCTCCTCATCCTCGTACTCCTCTTCAGGCCACAAGGCCTGCTCGGCGAACGCGTCGCGGACAGGGCGTGA